In Rhea pennata isolate bPtePen1 chromosome 22, bPtePen1.pri, whole genome shotgun sequence, a single genomic region encodes these proteins:
- the TNFRSF4 gene encoding tumor necrosis factor receptor superfamily member 4, with protein sequence MVGQMLVTSFYSHFYTVLFLLLTVTITHCLRLKCKEHEYPFGEKCCKDCAPGERMRNRCTEKAETDCVPCQDEYFSTEHNHSFCKSCTVCDTRMGSIEVKKCEKTSDRICMCIAGYMPDAKHTLGSVCLPCREGFYSTGGNESCQPWTNCSVLGKKTLRMGTKTEDAVCSSQLTQPTTSRSVTSALHLFTTHRRKKMSTAMISSSKPSVVPLIICPDKNSPTETNWGPLSLIVICLILLMVSGMSILLLIIQAAKKETERRPCTNNNQRQSFRLPIQEEQIDSDSSLIKN encoded by the exons ATGGTTGGACAGATGTTAGTTACTAGTTTTTACTCACACTTTTATACTGTTTTATTCTTGCTACTGACTGTCACTATTACCCACTGCTTGAGATTGAAATGTAAAGAACATGAATATCCTTTTGGtgaaaaatgctgcaaagaCTGTGCTCCTG GTGAAAGAATGAGAAACCgctgcacagaaaaagcagaaacagactgTGTCCCCTGTCAAGATGAATACTTTAGTACTGAGCACAACCACAGCTTCTGCAAGAGTTGTACAGTCTGCGACACTA GGATGGGGAGCATAGAGGTGAAGAAATGTGAGAAGACCTCTGACAGAATTTGCATGTGTATTGCAGGTTACATGCCAGATGCCAAACATACGCTGGGAAGTG tatgctTACCATGTCGTGAAGGGTTTTATTCTACAGGGGGGAATGAAAGCTGTCAACCTTGGACCAA CTGTAGTGTTCTTGGAAAAAAGACTCTTCGTATGGGGACGAAAACGGAGGATGCTGTTTGCAGCAGCCAGCTGACCCAGCCAACTACCTCTCGGAGTGTAACATCTGCTTTGCACCTTTTCACCACCCACCGCAGGAAGAAGATGTCAACTGCAATGATCTCCTCATCCAAACCTAGTGTAGTCCCTCTTATCATTTGCCCAGATAAGAACAGCCCCACAGAGACTAATTGGG gtCCTTTATCACTTATTGTTATTTGTCTGATACTGCTCATGGTATCTGGAATGTCCATTCTCCTATTGATTATCCAAGCAGCCAAAAAAGAGACCGAGAGGAGACCTTGTACGAACAACAATCAGA GACAGAGCTTTCGACTTCCTATCCAGGAAGAACAAATCGACTCCGATTCCAGTCTCATCAAAAACTAA